The following coding sequences are from one Gemmatimonadota bacterium window:
- a CDS encoding sulfatase-like hydrolase/transferase — protein MKSPNLLYIFTDQQRADTLGCYGNHQIETPALNALASDSFVFENAYVSQPVCSPARATMLTGLWPHTAGVPSCNVPLAADIPTIAEMLPEGYDTAFMGKWHLGDEIFPQHGFKTWVGTEDQYRRGYSETDRLTEVSDYHHFLVGKGYTPDIELLGQQVFSRHYAASLPEECTKAWYLGERAADYICQQGDDPFALCVSYLEPHPPHTGPLNDYYDPNSLPTGPAFMRQPPDDAPLLVRLMAAFYMQSENYGLDLRTDPGWRALMARYWGNITLVDRSVGRILKALEESGKADDTIVVFTSDHGELMGDHGILGKTLMYEESIKVPMVLRAPMVNQLPRQVSGRFSHIDLVPTLMELLGLERPDRLQGRSRVPVLKGQENLEGDDVFVEWSGADGHAPAGFGEAEPNQSMVHPYRTVVASDGWKLNLYGKGQGELYDLNSDPHELENLYHRGEQAGRVSDLTERIQAWQEETGDQS, from the coding sequence ATGAAAAGCCCCAACCTGCTCTACATCTTCACCGATCAGCAGCGCGCGGATACGCTGGGGTGCTACGGAAACCACCAGATCGAAACCCCCGCGCTCAACGCGCTGGCGTCGGACAGCTTCGTCTTCGAAAACGCCTACGTGAGCCAGCCCGTTTGCAGCCCGGCCCGGGCCACCATGCTCACAGGGCTTTGGCCGCACACGGCGGGCGTTCCGTCCTGCAACGTGCCCCTGGCCGCTGACATACCGACCATCGCCGAGATGCTGCCGGAGGGATACGATACGGCCTTCATGGGGAAATGGCATCTGGGGGACGAGATCTTCCCGCAGCATGGCTTCAAGACCTGGGTGGGCACGGAAGACCAATATCGCCGCGGTTACTCGGAAACGGATCGGCTCACCGAAGTCAGCGACTATCATCATTTCCTGGTGGGTAAAGGATACACGCCCGATATCGAGCTATTGGGTCAACAGGTCTTCTCGCGACACTACGCGGCGTCCCTGCCGGAGGAATGCACCAAGGCGTGGTACCTGGGCGAGCGCGCGGCCGACTACATTTGCCAGCAGGGCGACGACCCCTTTGCCCTCTGCGTCAGCTACCTCGAGCCCCATCCCCCGCACACCGGTCCGCTCAACGACTACTACGATCCGAACAGCCTGCCCACCGGACCGGCATTCATGCGGCAGCCGCCCGACGACGCGCCGCTGCTCGTCCGGCTGATGGCCGCCTTCTACATGCAATCCGAAAACTACGGGCTGGACCTGCGCACCGATCCGGGCTGGCGAGCGCTCATGGCACGATACTGGGGCAACATTACCCTGGTGGACCGTTCGGTAGGGAGGATCCTCAAGGCCCTGGAGGAGAGCGGCAAGGCCGATGACACCATCGTCGTATTCACGTCCGACCACGGCGAGTTGATGGGCGATCACGGCATCCTGGGCAAGACGCTCATGTACGAGGAGTCCATCAAGGTGCCCATGGTGTTGCGCGCGCCTATGGTGAATCAGCTTCCGCGCCAGGTCAGCGGCCGGTTCAGCCACATCGACCTGGTCCCCACGCTGATGGAGTTGCTTGGCCTCGAGCGTCCGGATCGGTTGCAGGGTCGAAGCCGGGTTCCGGTACTGAAAGGGCAAGAAAACCTGGAAGGCGACGACGTGTTCGTCGAGTGGAGCGGCGCTGACGGCCACGCTCCTGCCGGATTCGGCGAAGCGGAACCGAACCAGAGCATGGTGCACCCCTACCGGACCGTCGTGGCCTCGGACGGATGGAAACTCAACCTGTATGGGAAGGGCCAGGGGGAATTGTACGATCTGAACAGCGATCCCCACGAGCTTGAGAATCTGTATCACAGGGGCGAGCAGGCCGGCCGGGTATCGGACCTTACGGAGCGGATCCAGGCCTGGCAGGAGGAGACGGGAGACCAGTCATGA
- a CDS encoding alcohol dehydrogenase catalytic domain-containing protein has product MKTGKVAVYTQPQAPMEIREYPVPSVTADDMLVRIRMANICGSDLHIWRGHGPRIESGIPQVLGHEMIGTIEAMGRDVSTDSAGQPLSEGDRIVYSYFKPCQKCWTCLNGKPGCPDRYRDWIGVSSDQPPHFHGAYGEYYYMKRGHWVFKVPDELSDAIVSPINCALSEVIYGLNQIGVTLGDTVVIQGAGGLGLYATAV; this is encoded by the coding sequence ATGAAAACCGGAAAAGTCGCTGTATACACCCAGCCGCAGGCACCGATGGAGATTCGTGAATACCCCGTACCGTCGGTTACGGCGGACGATATGCTCGTCCGGATCCGCATGGCGAATATCTGCGGTTCCGATCTGCACATCTGGCGTGGACACGGTCCCAGAATAGAGAGCGGTATCCCCCAGGTACTCGGGCACGAAATGATCGGTACCATCGAAGCCATGGGGCGCGACGTCTCCACTGACAGTGCCGGTCAGCCGCTGTCCGAAGGGGATCGCATCGTCTACTCCTACTTCAAACCGTGTCAAAAGTGCTGGACGTGCCTCAACGGCAAACCGGGATGTCCCGACCGCTACAGAGACTGGATCGGCGTCTCGAGTGATCAGCCTCCGCACTTTCACGGCGCCTACGGGGAATACTACTACATGAAACGCGGCCACTGGGTTTTCAAGGTGCCCGATGAGCTCTCGGACGCGATCGTATCCCCGATCAACTGCGCTCTGTCGGAAGTCATCTATGGTCTCAACCAGATCGGTGTAACCCTGGGAGACACGGTGGTTATTCAGGGGGCGGGCGGACTGGGACTCTATGCGACCGCCGT
- a CDS encoding Gfo/Idh/MocA family oxidoreductase, giving the protein MPRTVLNAALIGCGSRGRGHIEVMKSFDDLQFVAVCDPVKELRDRVAEENAVPYRYDDIGDMLAKEELDLAVIATPAHLNGQCALPVIQAGVHTLLEKPPGLSGAETEGLRDAANASGAKVLVGWNRRFHSLICKARGLIEERGPITQIVAEFHKSMTGLHRRGFPDHLLDNFIYETPIHAIDLTRSLAGSSPIVELHAVARRTNSPFVDVYAALIRFENGCVAQLTANFTTDARLERYEIHGRDCSAYLEGVRKAVVQRDGTTEEFDLVESGGTAEQARFLVDCIKEDRPVDLPAAGLDEAVETMKLADRIRAALRD; this is encoded by the coding sequence ATGCCCAGAACAGTCCTCAATGCCGCCCTGATCGGATGCGGCAGCAGAGGTCGGGGCCACATCGAAGTCATGAAATCCTTCGACGACCTGCAGTTCGTGGCCGTCTGCGATCCCGTCAAGGAACTCCGCGACCGGGTCGCTGAAGAGAATGCCGTTCCGTACAGGTACGATGACATTGGGGACATGCTGGCAAAAGAGGAACTGGACCTGGCGGTCATCGCGACTCCGGCTCACCTGAACGGCCAGTGCGCGCTGCCGGTGATCCAGGCCGGGGTCCACACGCTGCTGGAGAAGCCGCCCGGGCTGTCCGGTGCGGAAACCGAGGGGCTCCGCGATGCAGCCAATGCGTCCGGCGCGAAGGTGCTGGTCGGCTGGAACCGCCGTTTCCATTCGCTGATCTGCAAGGCACGCGGCCTGATCGAGGAGCGGGGTCCCATTACCCAGATCGTGGCGGAATTCCACAAGAGCATGACCGGTCTGCACCGGCGGGGCTTCCCCGATCATCTGCTGGACAACTTCATCTACGAGACGCCGATCCATGCCATCGACCTGACCCGGTCCCTGGCCGGAAGTTCCCCTATCGTCGAGCTGCACGCCGTCGCCCGCCGGACTAATTCGCCTTTCGTCGACGTTTACGCCGCGCTCATCCGCTTCGAGAACGGGTGCGTGGCCCAGCTCACGGCCAATTTCACGACGGACGCCCGGCTGGAGCGCTACGAAATCCACGGCAGGGACTGCTCGGCCTACCTCGAAGGCGTGAGGAAAGCCGTGGTCCAACGCGACGGAACGACCGAAGAATTCGACTTGGTGGAATCCGGCGGCACCGCCGAACAGGCCCGCTTCCTGGTCGACTGCATCAAGGAAGACCGTCCGGTGGACCTGCCCGCTGCGGGCCTGGACGAGGCCGTCGAGACGATGAAGCTGGCCGACCGAATCCGGGCGGCGTTGCGCGACTGA
- a CDS encoding hydroxyacid dehydrogenase has protein sequence MSNSRPQVLIACDERVRNGYLPPEELTRLEAFADWTWFHSEGGGIYDTSTDPETTARLAKEMAGVDALVVCHGAPRIDAAILDAAPRLRFVGELEGDRFAARLDLETLWARDIRTVDTTNGSTYPVAEWALALTLISMRNAGALFRRIIDRNTQDRSLIQPMAGILTGKRVGLIGGGHMGRRLMKLLRPFEVELWVHDPYLPQELPEALGFLQTSLENVLSQCDAIICVAPLTPHTRGMIGKRELDLIPSGAVFVNVSRGAIVDTAALIERLKRGDIAAGLDVFDPEPIPEDSEIIGLPNVFLTPHFSGRTGEDYPHFFHYMVDELDRFFAGHQTWFNLTPRSKANREGNV, from the coding sequence ATGTCAAACAGTCGACCGCAAGTACTCATCGCCTGCGACGAGCGGGTACGCAACGGCTATCTGCCGCCTGAGGAACTGACCCGACTCGAGGCCTTTGCCGATTGGACGTGGTTCCACAGCGAGGGCGGTGGAATCTACGATACCAGTACGGACCCCGAGACTACGGCGCGGCTGGCGAAAGAAATGGCGGGCGTGGACGCCCTCGTCGTGTGCCACGGCGCGCCAAGGATCGACGCGGCGATCCTGGATGCCGCGCCCCGGCTGCGGTTCGTCGGCGAACTGGAAGGCGACCGGTTTGCCGCGCGGCTGGACCTGGAAACGTTGTGGGCGCGCGACATTCGTACCGTGGATACGACCAACGGATCCACCTATCCCGTGGCCGAGTGGGCCCTGGCCCTGACGCTGATCTCCATGCGCAATGCCGGCGCGCTCTTCCGCCGGATCATCGACCGCAACACACAGGATAGAAGCCTCATTCAACCCATGGCGGGCATCCTGACCGGCAAGCGGGTGGGACTCATCGGCGGTGGACACATGGGGCGGCGGCTGATGAAGCTGCTGCGGCCCTTCGAGGTCGAGCTCTGGGTGCACGATCCCTACCTGCCGCAGGAACTGCCCGAAGCGCTGGGCTTCCTGCAGACGTCGCTGGAAAATGTGCTTTCACAGTGTGACGCGATCATCTGCGTGGCGCCCCTCACCCCCCATACCCGGGGCATGATCGGTAAGCGCGAACTGGACCTCATTCCATCGGGCGCGGTGTTCGTGAACGTTTCGCGCGGGGCCATCGTCGACACGGCGGCCCTGATCGAGCGCCTCAAGCGCGGGGACATCGCCGCGGGGCTGGACGTGTTCGACCCGGAGCCCATCCCCGAAGACAGCGAGATCATTGGACTGCCGAACGTCTTTCTCACGCCCCACTTCTCCGGCCGCACGGGAGAGGATTATCCCCACTTCTTCCACTACATGGTCGATGAGCTGGACCGGTTCTTCGCCGGCCATCAGACCTGGTTCAACCTGACGCCGCGCTCGAAGGCCAATCGCGAAGGTAACGTATGA
- a CDS encoding phytanoyl-CoA dioxygenase family protein, with protein MPDLEFFKQHGYVNLGQVFTGEELNRFIDLYDRDKSESGCFWHPISNHGHQTLNCDPLISSPEIDGLIRHSALIDPVETIFEGPSWLGEVCLRHMVPRDSNPEEIWHRDRPHATDRPYRCGYLQMMLYLSDVHEGTHCFSISPEPCDGHILETQEQLAQRGKVHLHGPAGTVILFNLSVLHAATVRITPHERKTVQIYYGHRDGPVLSDCTMIPARLWRDHPDPEVRGFYGMKTSRTLKYAEAFG; from the coding sequence ATGCCAGATCTCGAGTTTTTCAAGCAGCATGGTTACGTCAACCTCGGCCAGGTCTTTACCGGCGAGGAACTGAATCGATTCATTGACCTGTACGACCGCGACAAGTCGGAATCGGGCTGCTTCTGGCATCCCATTTCCAATCACGGCCACCAGACCCTGAACTGCGATCCGCTGATCTCCTCGCCGGAAATCGACGGTCTCATCCGCCACTCCGCCCTGATCGACCCGGTCGAGACGATCTTCGAAGGGCCAAGTTGGCTGGGGGAGGTTTGCCTGCGGCATATGGTCCCGCGCGACAGCAACCCGGAGGAGATCTGGCACAGGGACCGTCCCCATGCTACGGACCGGCCCTACCGGTGCGGCTATCTGCAGATGATGCTCTACCTTTCCGATGTTCACGAGGGTACGCACTGCTTCTCAATATCGCCTGAACCCTGCGACGGACACATACTCGAGACCCAGGAGCAACTCGCACAGCGCGGCAAGGTCCACCTTCATGGTCCGGCGGGCACCGTCATCCTGTTCAACCTGTCCGTGCTCCACGCCGCGACCGTACGCATCACCCCGCACGAGCGCAAGACCGTCCAGATCTACTACGGCCATCGTGATGGCCCTGTGCTTAGCGACTGCACCATGATTCCCGCTCGGCTCTGGCGGGACCATCCCGATCCGGAAGTACGGGGTTTCTACGGTATGAAGACCAGTCGTACACTGAAGTATGCCGAGGCCTTCGGTTGA